The following proteins are encoded in a genomic region of Hymenobacter siberiensis:
- a CDS encoding lipid A deacylase LpxR family protein, which yields MRLLLLLILCLSGSVSRAAPAPVDTLRPLSPARLLTYTYANDLFFRTDYYFTQGITLTLVHPALARLPVRHLLAAGPRGSTQQYDLTLRYDGFTPLRIQDAFIRVGDRPYAAYLYGSFSRISNQPRRHQRLTTALEIGFIGPAAGGKELQTAIHRVTGNAEPRGWDYQIRNAPIIGYRVEVEQLLAAGRFAEVLGNAEASLSTLYTYADTGLRLRVGKFRPYFMNPQTTGPEHKNETPPWQLYGEASLTGRLIGYDATLQGSPFTNRDPYTLPASDVRRAVLRSTGGVVLAHGGVSFAATATWVSPEFAGGRSHRWGHLGLTVGF from the coding sequence ATGCGCCTGTTGCTCCTGCTGATTCTCTGCTTATCCGGCTCCGTAAGCCGCGCCGCGCCCGCCCCGGTCGATACCCTGCGGCCCCTCAGCCCCGCCCGGCTGCTAACCTACACCTATGCGAATGACCTGTTCTTTCGCACCGACTACTACTTCACGCAAGGCATAACGCTCACGCTGGTGCACCCGGCCCTGGCGCGGCTGCCGGTGCGGCACCTGCTGGCGGCCGGCCCGCGCGGCAGCACGCAGCAATACGACCTCACGCTGCGCTACGACGGCTTTACGCCCCTACGTATTCAGGATGCCTTTATTCGGGTGGGCGACCGGCCCTACGCGGCGTATTTGTACGGGTCGTTTTCCCGAATCAGCAACCAGCCTAGGCGGCACCAGCGTCTGACCACGGCGCTGGAAATCGGCTTCATCGGGCCGGCGGCGGGCGGCAAGGAGCTGCAAACCGCCATTCACCGCGTCACGGGCAACGCCGAGCCGCGCGGCTGGGACTATCAGATTCGCAATGCGCCCATTATCGGCTACCGGGTGGAAGTTGAGCAACTGCTGGCTGCTGGCCGCTTCGCAGAAGTGCTGGGCAACGCGGAGGCTTCGCTGAGCACACTGTACACGTATGCCGACACTGGGCTGCGGCTGCGAGTAGGAAAATTCAGGCCCTATTTCATGAATCCGCAGACGACAGGCCCGGAGCACAAAAACGAGACCCCACCTTGGCAGCTTTACGGCGAAGCCTCGCTGACTGGCCGCCTCATCGGCTACGATGCCACTTTGCAGGGCAGCCCCTTCACCAACCGCGACCCGTACACGCTGCCCGCCAGCGACGTGCGGCGGGCCGTGCTGCGCAGCACGGGCGGCGTGGTGCTGGCCCACGGCGGCGTGAGCTTCGCCGCCACCGCCACCTGGGTTTCGCCGGAGTTTGCTGGGGGCCGCTCGCACCGCTGGGGGCATTTGGGGCTGACGGTGGGGTTCTGA
- the fdhD gene encoding formate dehydrogenase accessory sulfurtransferase FdhD: protein MEPAILLPAASYEFATIQKVSGTGPPVPASDQLAAEEPLEIRVGYETNGQREHRTLSVTMRTPGHDEELAAGFLLTEGIIHEKADLLGIIPCPDVKKAEEVGNVVRAELAAHVNVNFAAMERHFYTSSSCGVCGKTSIDAVRTASCPILPATGPHLRYAVVHQLPEKLRAAQAGFEQTGGQHASALFSPEGELLLLREDVGRHNALDKVIGAALLAGWLPLHQHVLLVSGRVSFELVQKAAAAGIGILAAVGAPSSLAIQAAESFGMTVLGFVRNERFNVYSHGWRLGA, encoded by the coding sequence ATGGAACCTGCCATCCTGCTCCCCGCCGCCAGCTACGAATTTGCCACCATTCAGAAAGTGAGTGGCACTGGCCCGCCCGTGCCCGCCTCCGACCAGCTGGCCGCCGAGGAACCGCTCGAAATCCGGGTGGGCTATGAAACCAACGGCCAGCGCGAGCACCGTACGCTGTCGGTGACAATGCGCACGCCCGGCCACGATGAGGAGCTGGCCGCCGGCTTCCTGCTCACCGAAGGCATTATTCACGAAAAGGCCGACCTGCTGGGCATTATTCCCTGCCCCGATGTCAAGAAAGCCGAAGAGGTCGGCAATGTGGTGCGCGCCGAGCTCGCCGCGCATGTCAACGTCAATTTTGCGGCCATGGAACGCCATTTCTACACCAGTTCCAGCTGCGGGGTGTGCGGCAAAACCAGCATTGATGCGGTGCGGACGGCCTCCTGCCCCATATTACCCGCCACCGGCCCTCACCTGCGCTATGCCGTGGTGCACCAGTTGCCCGAGAAGCTGCGCGCTGCCCAGGCCGGCTTCGAGCAAACCGGCGGGCAGCACGCTTCGGCACTTTTTTCCCCCGAGGGTGAGCTGCTGCTGTTGCGCGAAGACGTGGGCCGCCACAACGCCTTGGACAAGGTAATTGGCGCGGCGCTGCTGGCCGGCTGGCTGCCGCTGCACCAGCACGTTTTGCTGGTGAGTGGCCGCGTCAGCTTCGAGCTGGTGCAGAAGGCGGCGGCGGCCGGCATTGGAATTTTAGCGGCCGTGGGCGCGCCAAGCAGCCTGGCCATTCAGGCGGCCGAGAGCTTCGGGATGACGGTGTTGGGCTTCGTGCGCAACGAGCGTTTCAACGTATACAGCCATGGCTGGCGGCTGGGGGCGTAA
- a CDS encoding RNA polymerase sigma factor, whose protein sequence is MKVLSLSSRTSTALAACDDATLLRALTQDDEPAFAEIYQRYWDDLHTHACRKLSCAQEAEEVVQDLFVALWNKRHTAPGIQQLNAYLFTALKYRIIDCIRAQAVRQAHASAPQPAHAATDHGTEETVAVADLATALAASLRRLPDHARAVFQLSRLEYRTVPEIAAQLQVSPKTVEYHLARSLRLLRGCLREFVASVLLVAMLSS, encoded by the coding sequence ATGAAAGTGCTTTCGTTATCGTCCCGGACTTCGACTGCATTGGCGGCTTGTGATGATGCCACCCTGCTCCGCGCCCTGACCCAGGACGATGAGCCGGCCTTCGCCGAAATTTACCAGCGGTACTGGGACGACCTGCACACCCACGCCTGCCGCAAGCTGAGCTGCGCCCAGGAAGCCGAGGAAGTGGTGCAGGACCTGTTCGTGGCCCTCTGGAACAAGCGCCACACTGCGCCTGGCATCCAGCAGCTCAACGCCTACCTCTTCACTGCCCTCAAGTACCGCATCATCGACTGCATCCGGGCGCAGGCCGTGCGCCAGGCCCACGCCAGCGCCCCGCAGCCCGCCCACGCCGCCACCGACCACGGCACCGAAGAAACCGTAGCCGTGGCCGACCTGGCTACCGCCCTGGCCGCCAGCCTACGCCGCCTGCCCGACCACGCCCGCGCCGTGTTTCAGCTCAGCCGCCTGGAATACCGCACCGTACCCGAAATCGCGGCCCAGCTGCAAGTATCGCCCAAAACGGTGGAATACCATCTGGCCCGCTCGCTGCGCCTGCTGCGCGGCTGCCTGCGGGAGTTTGTGGCCAGCGTGCTGCTGGTAGCTATGCTGAGTTCCTAG
- a CDS encoding DUF7009 family protein: protein MKLRIEDDTLRLRLSAAELEEFAQNGRVEGAVHFGLSPTQRLTYALERGSELPQTLPDEEPVQVHYEPGALTILVPFTQAKTWVETDQNGFSHNLPLAENQRLRILVEKDLDCRH, encoded by the coding sequence ATGAAACTTCGCATTGAAGATGACACCCTGCGCTTGCGCCTCTCGGCCGCCGAGCTTGAGGAATTTGCCCAAAATGGCCGGGTGGAGGGCGCTGTGCATTTCGGCCTGAGCCCCACACAACGCCTCACGTACGCGCTGGAGCGCGGCTCTGAACTGCCCCAAACTCTGCCCGACGAGGAGCCGGTGCAGGTACATTACGAGCCGGGTGCCCTCACCATCCTTGTCCCCTTCACGCAGGCTAAAACCTGGGTTGAAACCGACCAGAACGGTTTTTCGCACAACCTGCCGCTGGCTGAAAACCAGCGCCTCCGCATTTTGGTTGAAAAAGACTTGGACTGCCGACATTAA
- a CDS encoding DMT family transporter, producing the protein MPAGGASLAVLAAAETSLSGAADESASLEATEAPTAAAPAVTSPVAWMLLIILASIWGTSFILMKKGLVVFSATELGATRVSVAALLLLPFALRHVGKVERSRFKWLAISGVVGTLIPAFLFAYAETKLASGLAGVLNALTVVFTLLMGALLFGQRLTSLRVLGISLGLVGTVVMLLLGGSGGTDTPTGEGNAWYGIYILIATVGYGLSVNVIKYKLGGLTPVAVTSVLLLLIGGPALVYLLLGTAFLHKLATVPGAWMAFGYIALLATMSTAVAMVLFNKLIQQSTALFASSSTYLIPIVALAWGALDGEAFNLWHFAGMVVILAGVLIIHRAK; encoded by the coding sequence ATGCCCGCTGGGGGGGCTTCACTGGCCGTGCTGGCCGCTGCCGAAACCAGCCTGTCCGGGGCTGCCGACGAATCGGCTTCCCTCGAAGCCACCGAAGCGCCGACCGCGGCCGCGCCGGCCGTTACCTCGCCCGTGGCGTGGATGCTGCTGATTATTCTGGCTTCCATCTGGGGCACGTCGTTTATCCTGATGAAGAAAGGGCTGGTCGTGTTTTCGGCCACAGAGCTCGGGGCTACCCGTGTGAGCGTAGCGGCGTTGCTGCTGCTGCCGTTTGCTCTGCGCCATGTGGGCAAGGTTGAGCGTAGTCGTTTCAAGTGGCTGGCAATTAGTGGGGTGGTGGGTACGCTCATTCCGGCGTTTCTATTTGCCTATGCCGAAACCAAGCTGGCTTCGGGGCTAGCGGGCGTGCTCAATGCCCTCACGGTGGTGTTCACGCTGCTGATGGGTGCCCTGCTGTTTGGGCAGCGTCTCACGAGCCTGCGGGTGCTGGGAATTTCGCTGGGCCTGGTGGGCACGGTGGTGATGCTGCTGCTCGGCGGCAGCGGCGGTACCGATACACCCACGGGCGAAGGCAACGCCTGGTACGGCATCTATATTCTAATTGCTACGGTCGGCTACGGCCTGAGCGTGAATGTGATTAAGTACAAGCTGGGTGGCCTGACGCCCGTGGCGGTGACGTCGGTACTGTTGCTGCTCATTGGCGGGCCGGCGCTGGTATATCTGCTGCTGGGCACGGCCTTCCTGCACAAGCTGGCCACCGTGCCGGGGGCGTGGATGGCGTTTGGCTACATCGCCCTGCTGGCCACCATGAGCACGGCGGTGGCGATGGTGCTGTTCAATAAGCTGATTCAGCAATCCACCGCGCTGTTTGCGTCGTCCAGTACCTACCTCATTCCCATCGTGGCGCTGGCCTGGGGCGCGCTCGATGGCGAGGCCTTCAACCTCTGGCACTTCGCCGGCATGGTGGTTATTCTAGCAGGTGTGTTGATTATTCACCGGGCAAAGTAG
- a CDS encoding FdhF/YdeP family oxidoreductase, producing MEDSPKTDPSKAGDLGAQLAKNAPQSGQRAGQGEAPAPDHYKSKPEDMHIKEAIPVPDVAGAKYHEPILAQPPEALTGLRLEGREKIAAGVTAVVKSMQFSWTEGGVGRGTKALLGLNQKNGFDCSSCAWPDPDEHRSVAEFCENGAKATASDADDKAAGPEFFAKHSLAELSRMTDRDQNNAGRLTHPMVKYPGDNHYKPIAWPDVFDLIAKELNALDSPDEAVFYTSGKIPNEPAFLFQLFARQFGTNNLPDCSNMCHESSGSALSPTLGLGKGSVTLNDIHDAEVILIIGQNPGTNHPRMLSALQAAKRNGAKIISINPLIEAGLNHFKNPQDFMNPLRALGALLGDGTQITDLYLQVRVDGDMALLRGIMKHLFEAEDLNPGLVVDRPFIAEYTEGFDSFEQNIRNTSWEEIEEISGISRAQLLEAANMLARKQKIITCWAMGVTQQRQGVQTIQEIVNLHLMKGAIGKPGAGTCPVRGHSNVQGDRTMGIWEKMPKGFLESLEKEFGFTPPVEHGLDVVEALKAMRLKKTKVYFSFGGNLLAAGPDTEVIAEGMRNQNLTVFVATKLNRGHLTTGKTSLLLPTFAHVDIDMQKSGHQMTSCENSMGVVSQNKGILVPLAGDQLSEVAIVCGMAIATLGDKTRIDWVAMTENYDVIRDHIARVIPGFENFNVKLRSPGGFYLPNGPRERKFTTEDGKAHFSTTTLERYEVEPDQLIMMTVRSHDQFNTTIYEYNDRYRGIHNERRVLFMNPADMASRGIKAKDLIDITSHFNGEERRVEKFVAVPYDIPKGNVSAYFPEANPLVPIGSVAKVSNTPTSKYVVVTVVPTAVNNDVRIKEREKMMA from the coding sequence ATGGAAGATTCACCCAAAACTGACCCGAGTAAAGCAGGCGACCTCGGCGCCCAACTTGCCAAAAATGCTCCTCAAAGCGGCCAGCGGGCCGGCCAGGGTGAAGCCCCCGCGCCCGACCATTATAAAAGCAAGCCTGAAGACATGCACATCAAGGAAGCCATTCCGGTGCCCGATGTGGCCGGGGCCAAGTACCATGAGCCCATTCTGGCGCAGCCGCCCGAAGCCCTCACCGGCTTGCGGCTGGAAGGCCGGGAGAAAATTGCGGCCGGCGTAACGGCCGTGGTCAAGTCCATGCAATTCAGCTGGACCGAGGGGGGCGTGGGACGCGGCACCAAAGCCCTCTTGGGCCTGAACCAGAAGAACGGCTTCGACTGCTCGAGCTGTGCCTGGCCCGACCCGGATGAGCACCGCTCGGTGGCTGAGTTCTGCGAGAACGGTGCCAAAGCCACTGCTTCTGATGCCGACGACAAGGCCGCCGGCCCCGAGTTTTTTGCTAAGCACAGCCTGGCTGAACTCTCGCGCATGACCGACCGCGACCAGAACAACGCCGGCCGCCTCACCCACCCCATGGTGAAGTACCCCGGCGACAACCACTACAAGCCCATTGCCTGGCCCGATGTGTTCGACCTCATTGCCAAGGAGTTGAATGCGCTGGATTCACCGGATGAGGCCGTGTTCTACACGTCGGGTAAGATTCCGAACGAGCCGGCTTTTCTGTTCCAGCTCTTCGCCCGGCAGTTTGGTACCAACAACCTGCCCGACTGCTCCAACATGTGCCACGAGAGCAGCGGCTCGGCCTTGAGCCCCACGCTGGGCCTGGGCAAAGGCTCCGTTACGCTCAACGACATTCACGATGCCGAGGTCATCCTCATCATCGGTCAGAACCCTGGTACCAACCACCCACGCATGCTTTCGGCCCTGCAGGCGGCCAAGCGCAACGGGGCTAAAATTATCAGCATCAATCCGCTGATTGAGGCGGGCCTCAACCACTTCAAAAATCCGCAGGATTTCATGAACCCGCTGCGCGCACTGGGCGCGTTGCTGGGCGATGGGACGCAAATCACCGACTTGTACCTGCAAGTGCGCGTGGATGGCGATATGGCCCTGCTACGCGGCATCATGAAGCACTTGTTTGAGGCGGAGGACCTGAACCCCGGCCTGGTAGTGGACCGGCCGTTCATTGCCGAATATACGGAAGGCTTCGACTCTTTCGAGCAGAATATCCGCAACACGAGCTGGGAGGAGATTGAGGAAATCAGCGGCATCAGCCGCGCCCAGCTGCTGGAAGCGGCTAACATGCTGGCCCGCAAGCAAAAAATCATTACCTGCTGGGCTATGGGCGTCACGCAGCAGCGCCAGGGTGTGCAGACCATCCAGGAAATCGTGAACCTGCACCTCATGAAGGGCGCTATTGGCAAGCCCGGCGCGGGCACCTGCCCGGTGCGCGGCCACTCCAACGTGCAGGGCGACCGCACCATGGGCATTTGGGAGAAGATGCCCAAAGGCTTCCTGGAGTCGCTGGAAAAGGAGTTTGGTTTTACGCCGCCCGTCGAGCATGGCCTCGATGTGGTGGAAGCGCTGAAAGCCATGCGCCTGAAAAAGACCAAAGTGTACTTCAGCTTTGGCGGCAACCTGCTGGCCGCCGGCCCCGACACCGAGGTAATTGCCGAAGGCATGCGCAACCAGAACCTGACCGTGTTTGTGGCCACCAAGCTCAACCGCGGCCACCTCACCACCGGCAAAACCAGTCTGCTGCTGCCCACCTTCGCCCACGTCGACATCGACATGCAGAAGAGCGGCCACCAAATGACGAGCTGCGAAAACTCGATGGGCGTGGTAAGCCAGAACAAGGGCATTCTGGTGCCCCTGGCCGGCGACCAGCTCAGCGAAGTAGCTATTGTGTGCGGCATGGCCATTGCCACACTGGGCGACAAAACCCGCATCGACTGGGTGGCCATGACGGAGAACTACGACGTCATCCGCGACCACATTGCGCGCGTCATCCCCGGCTTCGAAAACTTCAACGTGAAGCTGCGCTCGCCGGGCGGCTTCTACCTGCCCAACGGCCCGCGTGAGCGCAAGTTCACCACCGAGGACGGCAAAGCCCACTTCAGTACCACCACGCTGGAACGCTACGAAGTGGAGCCCGACCAGCTGATTATGATGACGGTGCGCTCGCACGACCAGTTCAATACCACCATTTACGAATACAACGACCGGTACCGGGGCATCCACAACGAGCGCCGCGTACTGTTCATGAATCCCGCCGACATGGCTTCCCGTGGCATCAAGGCGAAGGACCTCATCGACATCACCAGCCACTTCAATGGCGAGGAGAGGCGTGTCGAGAAGTTCGTGGCCGTGCCCTACGACATCCCGAAAGGCAACGTGTCGGCCTACTTCCCCGAGGCCAACCCGCTGGTGCCCATCGGCAGTGTGGCCAAGGTGAGCAACACGCCCACTTCGAAATATGTGGTGGTAACGGTGGTGCCCACCGCCGTGAACAACGACGTGCGGATTAAGGAGCGGGAGAAGATGATGGCGTAG
- a CDS encoding FecR family protein, which produces MKPSYLADLLKRYLQDNTTEGETWTVDQWYEARDMPRPKALTPAEQAAAKARAWQRIQARTRPRPVVWQRPAVRWAAAAMLGAGLGLSWLNTAPQTGSGLAIPPTFVPAGQLTTTTEPSGWQVSTNSTRRALPLALADGSTVTLRPGSRLRYPAQFAASRERVVELRGEAFFDVFHESKRHFRVLTPQLETTVLGTSFWVRAVPGQAEATVEVRSGAVSVQPRLASPASPKAVVVRPNQQVVYSLAKPALQPVLVAEPVLLRPQPLHFDERPVAEVLASLQAGYGVPIRYDGAALAGCTVSLSFGAEDLFGKLDLLCKTLGTSYDRTNEAIIFRSLGCQSE; this is translated from the coding sequence ATGAAGCCCTCCTACCTTGCCGACTTACTGAAGCGCTACCTTCAGGATAACACCACGGAGGGCGAAACCTGGACGGTAGACCAGTGGTATGAGGCGCGTGATATGCCCCGTCCGAAGGCCCTGACGCCCGCCGAGCAGGCCGCCGCAAAGGCCCGCGCCTGGCAGCGCATTCAGGCCCGCACGCGGCCCCGGCCGGTGGTATGGCAGCGGCCAGCAGTGCGCTGGGCAGCCGCCGCCATGCTGGGCGCGGGCCTTGGGCTAAGCTGGCTGAACACGGCGCCCCAGACCGGAAGCGGGCTGGCTATCCCCCCAACGTTCGTGCCAGCCGGACAGCTGACTACAACTACCGAGCCCAGTGGCTGGCAGGTGAGCACCAACTCCACCCGCCGCGCCCTACCGCTGGCCCTGGCCGATGGTAGCACCGTGACGCTGCGGCCCGGCAGTCGCCTGCGCTACCCAGCGCAGTTTGCAGCCAGCCGCGAGCGGGTGGTAGAGCTGCGCGGGGAGGCTTTTTTTGACGTGTTTCACGAGTCCAAACGGCACTTCCGGGTACTTACGCCGCAGCTCGAAACCACGGTACTGGGCACCAGTTTCTGGGTGCGGGCGGTGCCGGGACAGGCCGAAGCCACGGTGGAGGTGCGCAGTGGCGCAGTGAGCGTGCAGCCGCGTCTGGCTTCGCCCGCGAGCCCCAAAGCAGTGGTGGTGCGCCCCAATCAGCAGGTGGTGTACTCCCTGGCCAAGCCGGCGCTGCAACCAGTGCTGGTAGCCGAGCCAGTGCTGCTGCGCCCCCAGCCGCTGCACTTCGACGAGCGGCCGGTGGCGGAGGTGCTGGCCTCACTGCAGGCCGGCTACGGCGTGCCCATTCGCTACGACGGGGCGGCGCTGGCGGGCTGCACAGTGAGCCTGTCCTTCGGCGCCGAAGACCTGTTTGGCAAGCTTGACTTACTCTGCAAAACCTTGGGCACCAGCTATGACCGCACCAATGAGGCCATTATTTTCCGCAGTCTAGGCTGCCAAAGCGAATAG
- the hemA gene encoding glutamyl-tRNA reductase, which translates to MSHPFKAVSLSFKKAPLAIRELLSLDEAACRRFLNMLHNELGLNDLLVLSTCNRTEVYYTAEDDRSREIILALGHLKDRADIGQFLPYFDLLPDADAAVRHLFEVAMGLEAQVVGDLQISNQVKTAYQWSADADAAGPFLHRLLHTVFFTNKRVQTETSFRDGAASISYAALELVEELTADVANPKVLVVGLGEIGADVCRHLSASKAFGEVTICNRTRAKAEELAAECNMRLVDFEDLVPALKDADVVISSINRSEPFFTRELAENLDVLSFKFLIDLSVPRSIAADVEQVPGVLVYNIDAIQSKASAALQTRLAAVPQVRAIIAESIASLNDWAKEMMVSPLIQKMKASLETLRQEEMDRYQKRATPAESKLLDEATRSLMQKILKQHVLQLKSACRRDDGGQLVELLGELFDLEKAGEPAA; encoded by the coding sequence ATGTCGCATCCGTTCAAGGCTGTTAGCCTCTCCTTCAAGAAAGCCCCGCTTGCCATTCGTGAGTTGCTTTCGCTGGATGAGGCCGCCTGCCGCCGCTTCCTGAATATGCTGCACAATGAGCTGGGCCTTAATGACCTGCTCGTGCTAAGCACCTGCAACCGCACCGAGGTGTACTACACCGCCGAGGATGACCGCAGCCGCGAGATTATCCTCGCCCTGGGCCACCTGAAGGACCGCGCCGACATCGGCCAGTTCCTCCCCTATTTCGACCTGCTGCCCGACGCCGACGCGGCCGTGCGGCACCTTTTCGAAGTAGCCATGGGCCTCGAAGCCCAGGTAGTGGGCGACCTGCAAATCAGCAACCAGGTAAAAACGGCCTACCAGTGGAGCGCCGATGCCGATGCCGCCGGCCCCTTCCTGCACCGCCTGCTGCACACCGTATTCTTCACCAACAAACGCGTGCAAACCGAAACCAGCTTCCGCGACGGGGCGGCTTCGATAAGCTACGCCGCCTTGGAGCTGGTGGAAGAGTTGACCGCCGACGTGGCCAACCCCAAAGTGTTGGTGGTGGGCCTGGGCGAAATCGGGGCCGATGTGTGCCGCCATCTGTCGGCCAGCAAGGCCTTCGGCGAAGTCACCATCTGCAATCGCACCCGTGCCAAGGCCGAAGAGCTGGCCGCCGAGTGCAACATGCGCCTCGTTGATTTTGAAGACCTCGTGCCGGCACTGAAAGATGCCGACGTAGTTATTTCCTCCATCAACCGCAGCGAGCCCTTCTTCACCCGTGAGCTGGCCGAAAACCTCGACGTGCTCAGCTTCAAGTTCCTGATTGACCTGAGCGTGCCCCGCAGTATTGCCGCCGATGTGGAGCAGGTGCCCGGCGTGCTGGTCTACAACATCGACGCCATCCAGAGCAAGGCCTCAGCGGCTCTGCAAACGCGCTTGGCCGCTGTGCCGCAGGTGCGCGCCATCATCGCCGAAAGCATTGCCAGCCTCAATGACTGGGCCAAGGAAATGATGGTATCGCCCCTCATCCAGAAGATGAAGGCCAGCCTCGAAACCCTGCGCCAGGAGGAAATGGACCGCTACCAGAAGCGCGCCACCCCCGCCGAAAGCAAGCTCCTCGACGAGGCCACCCGCTCGCTGATGCAGAAGATTCTGAAGCAGCACGTGTTGCAACTGAAATCGGCCTGCCGCCGCGACGATGGCGGCCAGCTGGTGGAACTGCTGGGCGAGTTGTTCGATTTAGAGAAGGCGGGCGAGCCCGCCGCGTAG